The following nucleotide sequence is from Coffea eugenioides isolate CCC68of chromosome 3, Ceug_1.0, whole genome shotgun sequence.
GGTTgctggtaaaaaaaaaaaaaatagtgatgATTTGGACAGCGTAAACTATATAAACCATAGAAGTCATCAAGAAAAATCAACACATGTACAATTATATTTAGCCTTGCTAGGTCCTCCGTTTGCCCACAATGCATAGAAACATCAATACACAAAAAATCTACACAAGATTTTTCATCAAACACCATGAAGAATCAGCAGCACCACATTCTCATCAGTTGTCTAGCAGCCCAAGGCCATCTCAACCCCACTTTTCAGCTAGCAAAGAGCCTCGCACGAGCTGGTGCACGAGTCACTTTTGCCACCACCGTCTATGGCTTTAGCCGCATCAAAAACCTGCCGTCCTTTTCTGGTCTTTCCTTTGCCTCCTTCTCCGACGGCTACGACGATGCAGAGTCAAGAAAGAACATCAAATTTGATAGCTTCTTTGCCGATTTAACACATGTTGGATCCAAAAACCTCACGAAGTTGATCCAAACTTTGTCGGATGAGGACCGGCCGGTTACTTTCTTAATCTACGGTATTATGATGCCTTGGGCGGCTGAGGTTGCTAGTGGAATGAACATCCCATCTGCTTTTCTATCTTTTCAGTGTGCTGCTGCTTTAGCTATTTATCACAAGTACTTCAATAGCCAGGATGGTGTATATGATGGCGTTCGCAAAATTGAACCCTCCATTTCCGTCAAGTTACCTGATCTTCCGTTGTTTGAAAATTGTGATTTGCCCACCATTCTTGTACCCACTGATCCACAATTTGCTTCAGGCCCGCCTATTTTTCATGAGCACATAAGAGCCCTGGAGAAAGATTCTAAGCCTTGCGTACTGGTCAACACTTTTGCCGAGTTGGAAGAAGCATCAATCAGAGCTATTGTTGATCACATGAATGTGATCCCAATTGGACCTTTACTTCCTTGTGTTCATTCGAATGGGAATGATTTATTTGACAAGTCTGTCagtcttgatttatttgaatgTCACGAAAATGATTATCTCCAGTGGTTGGATTCAAAGCCCGAAAAGTCTGTGGTTTATACAGCATTTGGAAGTCTAACGAAGTTAAAGAAAGATGAAAAGTTAGAGATTTTGCACGGATTAGAGGAAACTGGCAGGCATTACATGATTGTTATGCGAGCAGTGGAGAATGAAGATGAAGAAGTAAAGGAAATGATGGAAAATGGGCTGAATGGAAAGGGGAAAATAGTGCCATGGTGTTCACAGATGGAGGTACTTTGTCACAAGTCAATAGGGTGTTTTCTCACGCACTGTGGGTGGAATTCAACCCTGGAGAGTCTAGTTGCTGGTGTTCCAATTGTGGGATGCCCACATTTTGCTGATCAGACAACAAATGCTAAGCTGATTGAGGAAGTTTGGAGCAACGGGGTGAGAGCAAAAGCTAATGAAGATGGGGTGGTGGGGAGAGAAGAGATCAAGAGATGTGTGGATGTTTTGATGGGAGGTGGAGAAAAGGAGGAAGAAATTAGAAGAAATGCTGCTAAGTGGAGAGGCTTGGCTTTGGAGGCTATGAAGGAAAATGGATCTTCACACAACAATTTCAAATTGTTTTTGGATAGTTTGGATAATTAATGGAACATTAAGACCCCTT
It contains:
- the LOC113765644 gene encoding UDP-glycosyltransferase 75C1-like, producing MKNQQHHILISCLAAQGHLNPTFQLAKSLARAGARVTFATTVYGFSRIKNLPSFSGLSFASFSDGYDDAESRKNIKFDSFFADLTHVGSKNLTKLIQTLSDEDRPVTFLIYGIMMPWAAEVASGMNIPSAFLSFQCAAALAIYHKYFNSQDGVYDGVRKIEPSISVKLPDLPLFENCDLPTILVPTDPQFASGPPIFHEHIRALEKDSKPCVLVNTFAELEEASIRAIVDHMNVIPIGPLLPCVHSNGNDLFDKSVSLDLFECHENDYLQWLDSKPEKSVVYTAFGSLTKLKKDEKLEILHGLEETGRHYMIVMRAVENEDEEVKEMMENGLNGKGKIVPWCSQMEVLCHKSIGCFLTHCGWNSTLESLVAGVPIVGCPHFADQTTNAKLIEEVWSNGVRAKANEDGVVGREEIKRCVDVLMGGGEKEEEIRRNAAKWRGLALEAMKENGSSHNNFKLFLDSLDN